A single Aminobacterium mobile DSM 12262 DNA region contains:
- the rnc gene encoding ribonuclease III, whose translation MKNSPEKEQWWNQSLLSFQEKLGYSFLRRELLEEALTHASYAYEEGLPYYNERLEFLGDAVLELVVSAELYGEYPDLDEGKLTQFRSNLVRKKALFIWGKSMELPRLIRVGKGIEHQGINSSIIADAVEAVFGAVFYDGGFQVAQKVIRRYLFFQSTVNPYEENQDPKSLLQVETQKRGMGHPDYVVASSEGPSHLPKFIVHLKIDGVIFGCGTGHSRKLAEIQAAAQGLGKISLLKREGIEGGEEKEIGHGSYAKSNYNDQR comes from the coding sequence GTGAAGAATAGTCCTGAAAAAGAACAATGGTGGAATCAGAGTCTTCTCTCTTTTCAGGAAAAATTAGGATACTCTTTTTTAAGAAGAGAACTTTTAGAAGAGGCCCTCACCCATGCTTCTTATGCTTATGAAGAGGGCCTCCCTTATTATAATGAGCGTCTTGAATTTTTAGGAGACGCTGTGTTAGAGCTTGTGGTTTCAGCAGAACTCTATGGTGAGTATCCTGATCTTGACGAGGGGAAGTTAACTCAATTTCGCTCAAATCTTGTTCGAAAAAAAGCTCTTTTTATATGGGGAAAAAGTATGGAATTACCCCGACTTATTCGGGTGGGGAAAGGAATAGAACATCAAGGCATTAACTCTTCTATTATTGCTGATGCAGTTGAGGCAGTGTTTGGTGCTGTTTTTTATGATGGTGGATTTCAGGTAGCACAAAAAGTAATACGCAGATATCTTTTTTTCCAGTCTACTGTTAATCCTTATGAAGAAAATCAGGATCCTAAATCTCTTCTGCAAGTTGAAACTCAAAAAAGAGGAATGGGACATCCTGACTATGTAGTGGCCTCCTCTGAAGGGCCTTCGCATTTACCTAAGTTCATCGTACATTTAAAAATAGATGGAGTTATCTTTGGATGTGGAACGGGGCACTCGCGAAAACTAGCGGAGATTCAAGCAGCTGCCCAGGGGTTGGGCAAAATATCCCTCCTCAAAAGAGAGGGTATAGAGGGGGGGGAGGAAAAGGAGATTGGCCATGGATCTTATGCAAAAAGCAATTATAATGACCAAAGATGA
- the pyrR gene encoding bifunctional pyr operon transcriptional regulator/uracil phosphoribosyltransferase PyrR: MDLMQKAIIMTKDDIKRVLKRIGNEIIEWNRGTEGIALLGIQRRGVYLAKRLQDVLLQQEKVKIPTGELDITLYRDDLTLLHEQPMVHSTSIPFDVSGMNLILVDDVIYTGRTVRAALDALMDLGRPSSVQLAVLIDRGHRELPIHPDFCGKKVPTSSDEIVEVRVEELDGVDDVVICEKQSE; encoded by the coding sequence ATGGATCTTATGCAAAAAGCAATTATAATGACCAAAGATGATATAAAAAGAGTGTTAAAGAGGATTGGCAATGAGATCATAGAGTGGAACAGGGGAACAGAAGGGATAGCATTACTCGGAATACAAAGGCGCGGAGTGTATTTAGCTAAGCGACTTCAGGATGTGTTACTCCAGCAAGAAAAAGTAAAAATTCCCACAGGAGAACTTGATATAACCTTGTATAGAGATGATTTAACGTTGCTTCACGAGCAACCTATGGTCCATAGCACTTCCATTCCTTTCGATGTCAGTGGCATGAATCTTATTTTAGTAGACGATGTGATCTATACGGGACGGACTGTGCGGGCGGCTTTGGATGCTCTTATGGATCTTGGGCGTCCTTCCTCTGTGCAACTTGCAGTATTAATAGATCGAGGACATCGTGAGCTGCCAATACACCCGGATTTTTGTGGTAAAAAGGTTCCAACTTCCTCTGATGAAATTGTGGAAGTAAGAGTGGAAGAGCTTGACGGCGTAGATGATGTGGTTATTTGCGAAAAACAAAGTGAATGA